The Shewanella mesophila genome contains the following window.
TTGTCAGCTTTCGATGCACCTTTTAGTCCACTGCGGCCAGATACTTGGATCATAGGATCACAACTGGCTATATTGGCCATTTTCATCGATAGAGAAGATGGAGTTCGGTTTAAAAACTTAGATACTTTTATTATCTCTGGATTTCGGGCGCTAATTTTTCCAAATGATGTTTTATTATAGAGATAGAATGCTACCAGTAAGTCATTCCGTGACCATGGACGACGTTCTGTCATTATTACTTCTCATTAGGATTTTTGATTATCATCATAAGATAGCCGATTATTTTGTTGATTAATATATACTATCTATTAATTTACTGAGTTTTATCCCTGTTTGTATTCCCTTTATTTTATTACTTTAATTTATTAGAGACAGTAGAAATTGATCACTAAGTTTGATTGTAATAGTCACAAGATATTCATCATCGGTCTGCCTCGAACGGGGACAACGAGTGTGAGTGTGGCCTTGCTTGAGCTGGGTTATAAAGTGGCACATCAGGCGTTTACTAAGCAGGCATTTGAGTTGGCGGATGTGGTGTCTGACGCACCTTGTTTCAGTGATTATCGGCAACTGCATAAGCTCTATCCCTATGCCAAATTTGTTTACCTTGAGCGGGCCTTAGATGCCTGGGTGCCATCGATGCAGATGCTACTTAGTCGGATGCTAGTGCATTTAGATAATAAGACTGGCAAGTTTCATCCAATATTAAAACGTAGTTTTAACCATAGTTTTGATATTAACGGCATTGATGATCCTTTGGATGCCGAACATTTGGTGAGTTGTTACCTTAGCCACAAAAAACAAGTATTTGAGTATTTCGAACAATTTAACATAAACAACTTTATCTGTATCGATATCAGCCGGCCTGATAGTTTAACTCAATTGCGTCAGTTTTTAGCTAGCGATTTAAACTTCAGTGGCGAGCAGTCCATAGATAATCCCTTACACAGTCGCTGTGAAGGAGAGGGGGTTCCACACCTTAATCGTGGTCGTAATGTGGCGAGTTGGGATGAGTATAAGCACCCCAATAAAGTTAGTACTAACGCCACAGGGCCTGATAAACGCAAGTTCTTTGATTACAAACTACTTTAATCACAGTCCTATCTGTTGAATCTGTAATGGCTTTAGTGTGAGAGTTTAACCTTAGCAGTTAAAGTTGCCCCATTTATTTATTGGCGCGGTATCATTGCATCCATTGCTAATCATCGTTGCTAAATCATGTCTAACTCTTCAGTAACCGCTTTTTCTTTACCCGCTTTGCCGATAGACAAACTCTATAACGAGTTTAAATTAGCGATAAAACATCATCATTTGGTCGTGGAGTCTGATACAGGCTCGGGTAAATCCACTCGTTTACCGCTGTGGTGTGCTGAGGCTAATGATAGTGGTAAGCCTCAGCGTGTATTGGTGATAGAGCCCCGGCGCGTGGCCTGTTTAGCCTTGGCAGACTTTGTCGCCAAACAGACTCAGTTGCAAGTCGGTTATGCTATTCGTTTCGATTCTACGGTAAATGAACAGACGGATATTGCGTTTGTAACGCCGGGTATCGCACTGCGTTGGCTCTCTGCTAATAGTGAAGCTGTTGATGAGGTGGGGGACAAAGCCGGCTTAGCCTGCTTCGATACCATTATTATTGATGAGTTTCATGAACGGCGCTGGGATACAGATCTGTTGTTAGCATTACTTAAAACCGCTGGTAAACATCGTTTAGTGATCACCTCCGCAACCATTGATGGTGAACGGTTAGCGAGCTATTTAACTGATAAAAATGGCAATAAAGGCACGCGATTACAAGCTGAAGGGCGAAGGTTTCACGTGGAACTAAGATACCAGTCTACCGAGAGTCACCATCTGCCTGATGTGCGTGATATCGATAAAAAGGTAAAACAAGCCGTTGAAACGCTACTGACTCAAACCGCGGGCGATATATTGGTATTTCTACCAGGGAAAAAAGAGATTCAAATCTGTTTGCAGGCCTGCCAGGGCTTATTAGCGACAAATGATGGGCTTGAGCTGCTGGGATTACATGGTGGAATAGATGCTAAACAGCAGCAGGATATATTATCGGAAACAGATCATCAGCGAGTAATCTTTGCGACCAATGTGGCTGAAACCTCGTTAACGATTCCTGGCGTGACCGCTGTTATTGATTCTGGGCTTGAGCGCCGCACACATCAGCGAAATGGTCGTACCGTTCTATCGTTAGCTCGAATCTCAAAAGCGAGTAGTGAACAACGTCTTGGCCGCGCTGGGCGAGTACAAGCTGGGATCTGTATTCGCTTGTGGGGCAAAGGTGCACCTCTCGAGGCGATAACCCCGCCCGAGCTGCAAAGAGAGGAGCTGGTTGAACCTATGCTTGCGGCTGCATGTAGCGGCTATCAACTATCTAATCTGCCTTTTGTGGACAAGCTACCAGAAAAGTCATTAACAAAAGCCACTGAGCAACTGTTGTCTATGGCCGCCATAGACAGCGCTGGGCTGGTCACTGTCCATGGTAGAAAACTGTTCCCACTGCCTATCGATACTCAATTTGCTCACTTAATTAGTGCGATGCCAGATGATGCCTGCAAAGGCTTAATGGTCGACTTAGCTGCGGCGTTAACTGTGCCTGGGCTGATTTATACATTACCCGTTGATGAGTTTGGCTTGCAGCAGCTTGGGCTATGGGAGCCTTTTGGCTGTGATGCCTATTTTATGATTAAACTGCTGCGCGCGGATGCGCCTGATTGGCTAACAATGAGCGATGCGAACCAGAGCTTACTGAAAGAAGCGCGTTTTTTAGCATCACAGATCAGGAAGGTATTAAGCCTACCTGTTGGCAAAGAAGATGATTTATCTCACGTTGAGTTGAGACAGCGTTGGTGTCTAGCGGCTATCGAGGCGCTGCCAGCACTGGCATTTATCCGCCGAGATAAGCGCCAACAAGCCTTGGGTAACGGTTATAGCGAAGTTCAAATCGCTCGTGATTCCCGTTTTGATCTCCCTCTTGATAAACAAGTGTTACCTATTGCTGCGGTGGTATTCGATCAATTTGCCTTAGCGGGGCGAGGCGCTAAACAGACGCTAAATCTTGCTACCTGCATGGCACCGATTTCGATAGATATGTTACTTAAGGCGCAATTAGGTGAGGAGAGGCTAGCAAGCAATAAAGAGCTGGCAGACGATGCCGTGTTGATTGAGCGTGTGTATGCCGGACGCATTATTAATACCTACCGTAAACAAGTATCAGGCGAGCAAGCCATTGAGGCAATAGTACGCAGCATTTGCGAAGGACGCAGTTTTAAAGGGTTAAGTCAGAAGCTTAGCAAAGATATCGCCGCTTGGAATATCTGGTTGGCATTAGGGAATATAGATGACCAAATAGCAGATGTTAAACCTGATTTTGATCGACCATTGGAGCTAGTGAGTTATCTTTATGATCGATTAATTGAACTAGGCGTGGAGTCCTTTGCCGATCTTGAGTTGATTGAGGCTGGAGATCTGTTTTTTGAAGGTGTTCCCGATTGGCAGCGACAGGAGTTTGATCAACTCTACCCGATCGAGCTGGTGTTAGCGGATCTAAAATTATCGGTAAGTTACCTGCCTAAACGAAAATTGGTCTTGCTTGAATACCTAAATGGTCAGCGAAAATTGGGTCCGAAAAGATGGGAGTTACCACGTTGGCAGGGCTGGAAAATTCAGTATAAAAAAGCGAGTAGGGTAGTTGACAT
Protein-coding sequences here:
- a CDS encoding sulfotransferase, with the protein product MITKFDCNSHKIFIIGLPRTGTTSVSVALLELGYKVAHQAFTKQAFELADVVSDAPCFSDYRQLHKLYPYAKFVYLERALDAWVPSMQMLLSRMLVHLDNKTGKFHPILKRSFNHSFDINGIDDPLDAEHLVSCYLSHKKQVFEYFEQFNINNFICIDISRPDSLTQLRQFLASDLNFSGEQSIDNPLHSRCEGEGVPHLNRGRNVASWDEYKHPNKVSTNATGPDKRKFFDYKLL
- a CDS encoding helicase-related protein: MSNSSVTAFSLPALPIDKLYNEFKLAIKHHHLVVESDTGSGKSTRLPLWCAEANDSGKPQRVLVIEPRRVACLALADFVAKQTQLQVGYAIRFDSTVNEQTDIAFVTPGIALRWLSANSEAVDEVGDKAGLACFDTIIIDEFHERRWDTDLLLALLKTAGKHRLVITSATIDGERLASYLTDKNGNKGTRLQAEGRRFHVELRYQSTESHHLPDVRDIDKKVKQAVETLLTQTAGDILVFLPGKKEIQICLQACQGLLATNDGLELLGLHGGIDAKQQQDILSETDHQRVIFATNVAETSLTIPGVTAVIDSGLERRTHQRNGRTVLSLARISKASSEQRLGRAGRVQAGICIRLWGKGAPLEAITPPELQREELVEPMLAAACSGYQLSNLPFVDKLPEKSLTKATEQLLSMAAIDSAGLVTVHGRKLFPLPIDTQFAHLISAMPDDACKGLMVDLAAALTVPGLIYTLPVDEFGLQQLGLWEPFGCDAYFMIKLLRADAPDWLTMSDANQSLLKEARFLASQIRKVLSLPVGKEDDLSHVELRQRWCLAAIEALPALAFIRRDKRQQALGNGYSEVQIARDSRFDLPLDKQVLPIAAVVFDQFALAGRGAKQTLNLATCMAPISIDMLLKAQLGEERLASNKELADDAVLIERVYAGRIINTYRKQVSGEQAIEAIVRSICEGRSFKGLSQKLSKDIAAWNIWLALGNIDDQIADVKPDFDRPLELVSYLYDRLIELGVESFADLELIEAGDLFFEGVPDWQRQEFDQLYPIELVLADLKLSVSYLPKRKLVLLEYLNGQRKLGPKRWELPRWQGWKIQYKKASRVVDIK